One Kineococcus aurantiacus genomic window carries:
- the uvrC gene encoding excinuclease ABC subunit UvrC, with protein sequence MPDPATYRPKPGEIPVEPGVYRFRDPAGRVIYVGKAKSLRARLSNYFQDLSALHPRTMAMVTTAASVEWTVVTTEVEALQLEYSWIKEFDPRFNVKYRDDKSYPYLAVTMGEAVPRVQVLRGAKRKGTRYFGPYTHAWAIRETVDLLLRVFPVRTCSTGVYKRAGQVGRPCLLGYIDKCSAPCVGKISAEDHKALAQDFCDFMAGNTARFVRRAEAEMKAAAAELDFERAARLRDDLGALTKALEKSAVVLPDATDADVFAIADDELEAAVQVFHVRGGRVRGQRGWVSEKVEDVGTPELVEQLLLQVYGGESGEGVPREVLVPALPATVEADVEDWLSELRGSRVDLRVPQRGDKKALMETVHRNATQALALHKTRRGGDLTTRSLALTELQEALGLEEAPLRIECYDVSHTQETNVVASMVVFEDGLPKKSDYRRFAVRGDEGGLDDTRAMREVLTRRFKRLAQDEGGPGPTAGVLTETADGLEVETSAPVGGEVLAGIDPGTGRPRRFSYAPNLVVVDGGRPQVEAAARALADVGVVDVALCGLAKRLEEVWLPGEDHPVVLPRTSQGLFLLQRVRDEAHRFAITYHRAKRSKAMTTSALDGVPGLGQARKSALLKHFGSVKRLRAATAEEVAAVPGMGPRTAAAVVEALAGAAGAGEPAVNTATGELLD encoded by the coding sequence GTGCCCGACCCCGCCACCTACCGCCCCAAGCCGGGGGAGATCCCCGTCGAACCCGGGGTGTACCGCTTCCGCGACCCGGCCGGTCGCGTCATCTACGTCGGCAAGGCCAAGAGCCTGCGCGCGCGGCTGTCCAACTACTTCCAGGACCTGTCGGCCCTGCACCCGCGCACCATGGCCATGGTCACCACGGCCGCCAGCGTCGAGTGGACGGTCGTCACCACCGAGGTCGAGGCCCTCCAGCTCGAGTACTCCTGGATCAAGGAGTTCGACCCGCGGTTCAACGTCAAGTACCGCGACGACAAGTCCTACCCCTACCTCGCCGTCACCATGGGCGAGGCCGTGCCCCGCGTGCAGGTCCTGCGCGGCGCCAAGCGCAAGGGCACCCGCTACTTCGGCCCGTACACCCACGCCTGGGCCATCCGCGAGACCGTCGACCTCCTGCTGCGCGTCTTCCCCGTGCGCACCTGCTCCACCGGCGTCTACAAGCGCGCCGGCCAGGTCGGCCGGCCCTGCCTGCTGGGCTACATCGACAAGTGCTCCGCCCCCTGCGTCGGCAAGATCTCCGCCGAGGACCACAAGGCCCTCGCCCAGGACTTCTGCGACTTCATGGCCGGCAACACCGCCCGCTTCGTGCGCCGCGCCGAGGCCGAGATGAAGGCCGCCGCCGCCGAGCTCGACTTCGAGCGCGCCGCCCGCCTGCGCGACGACCTCGGCGCGCTCACCAAGGCCCTGGAGAAGTCCGCCGTCGTCCTGCCCGACGCGACCGACGCCGACGTCTTCGCCATCGCCGACGACGAGCTCGAAGCGGCCGTGCAGGTCTTCCACGTCCGCGGCGGCCGCGTGCGCGGCCAGCGCGGCTGGGTCTCCGAGAAGGTCGAGGACGTCGGCACCCCCGAGCTCGTCGAGCAGCTCCTGCTGCAGGTCTACGGCGGGGAGAGCGGCGAGGGCGTCCCCCGCGAGGTCCTCGTCCCGGCCCTGCCCGCCACCGTCGAGGCCGACGTGGAGGACTGGCTCTCGGAGCTGCGCGGGTCCCGCGTCGACCTGCGCGTCCCCCAGCGCGGGGACAAGAAGGCGCTCATGGAGACCGTCCACCGCAACGCCACCCAGGCCCTGGCCCTGCACAAGACCCGCCGCGGCGGCGACCTCACCACCCGCAGCCTGGCCCTCACCGAGCTGCAGGAGGCCCTGGGCCTGGAGGAGGCCCCGCTGCGCATCGAGTGCTACGACGTGTCCCACACCCAGGAGACCAACGTCGTCGCCTCGATGGTCGTCTTCGAGGACGGCCTGCCCAAGAAGTCCGACTACCGCCGCTTCGCCGTGCGCGGCGACGAGGGCGGCCTCGACGACACCCGGGCCATGCGCGAGGTCCTCACCCGCCGCTTCAAGCGGCTGGCCCAGGACGAGGGCGGCCCCGGGCCCACCGCCGGGGTCCTCACCGAGACCGCCGACGGCCTGGAGGTGGAAACCTCCGCCCCGGTCGGCGGGGAGGTCCTGGCCGGCATCGACCCCGGTACCGGCCGGCCCCGCCGCTTCTCCTACGCCCCCAACCTCGTCGTCGTCGACGGCGGCCGCCCCCAGGTCGAGGCCGCCGCCCGGGCCCTGGCCGACGTCGGCGTCGTCGACGTCGCCCTGTGCGGCCTGGCCAAGCGCCTCGAGGAGGTGTGGCTGCCCGGGGAGGACCACCCCGTCGTCCTGCCGCGCACCAGCCAGGGCCTGTTCCTGCTCCAGCGCGTGCGCGACGAGGCCCACCGCTTCGCGATCACGTACCACCGCGCCAAGCGCTCCAAGGCCATGACGACCTCGGCCCTCGACGGCGTCCCCGGCCTCGGCCAGGCCCGCAAGAGCGCCCTGCTCAAGCACTTCGGCTCCGTCAAGCGGCTGCGCGCGGCCACCGCCGAGGAGGTCGCCGCCGTCCCCGGCATGGGCCCGCGGACCGCGGCCGCCGTCGTGGAGGCGCTCGCCGGCGCCGCAGGGGCCGGCGAACCGGCCGTGAACACGGCCACGGGGGAGCTCCTCGACTGA